The Streptomyces pactum genome contains a region encoding:
- a CDS encoding HAMP domain-containing sensor histidine kinase, protein MSRTAGRGPRRLIRWWRRRSLRARLTVIAATAIAVSVFVAFQVASELLAWHLRDTVEEQLRADARVLATHAERADLAQVELPPYPGSGQLVRVILPDGSIRTPAGQPALPPVSENAGRVARGASADLLESDGSDEEGYAIYTLRAGDGAVQVARVVDDGPINQFGFGMLLIGLLCVAGGALVGRTVARTGLAPIDRLTAAAVRVAHTRELDADIPDEGGGEIRRLIRSINDMLAALRDSRQAQRLLAEDAAHELKTPLTSLRLNVELLIRLDRRGTLDSALPAESRTRLLNDLGAQVSELSTLVAELTDLARGDVSDESTEVLDLADVVVAAATRAESRMPDIEVVLDVTSVWVSGRPAALERAVLNLIDNAGKWSPADQPVQVRLRAEEESVVLEVDDAGPGIDAADIPRVFDRFYRADTARGLPGSGLGLSIVRRVVDAHAGRATVARSARGGALLRVDLPAAAPPAPIARLTTGEGTAAS, encoded by the coding sequence GTGAGCAGGACCGCCGGCCGGGGGCCGCGCCGGCTGATCCGATGGTGGCGTCGGCGGTCCCTGCGGGCCAGGCTGACGGTGATCGCGGCGACTGCCATCGCGGTGAGTGTCTTCGTGGCCTTCCAGGTGGCCAGCGAGCTGTTGGCCTGGCATCTGCGGGACACCGTCGAGGAACAGCTGCGCGCCGATGCCCGCGTCCTGGCGACGCACGCGGAGCGCGCCGATCTGGCGCAGGTCGAGCTGCCGCCGTATCCCGGATCCGGCCAACTGGTGCGGGTCATCCTGCCCGACGGCTCGATCCGGACGCCGGCCGGCCAACCCGCGCTGCCTCCGGTCAGCGAGAACGCCGGGCGCGTGGCGCGGGGCGCGTCGGCCGACCTGTTGGAGTCGGACGGCAGCGACGAAGAAGGCTACGCCATCTACACACTGCGGGCGGGCGATGGCGCGGTCCAGGTGGCCCGCGTCGTCGACGACGGCCCGATCAACCAGTTCGGGTTCGGCATGCTGCTGATCGGGCTGCTCTGCGTGGCCGGCGGCGCCCTTGTCGGGCGGACCGTGGCGCGGACCGGGCTGGCACCGATCGACCGGCTGACCGCCGCCGCGGTACGTGTCGCGCACACCCGGGAGCTCGACGCCGACATCCCGGACGAGGGCGGTGGGGAGATCCGGCGGCTGATCCGGTCGATCAACGACATGCTCGCCGCGCTCCGGGACTCCCGGCAGGCCCAGCGGCTGCTCGCCGAGGACGCCGCCCACGAGCTCAAGACCCCGCTCACCAGCCTGCGCCTCAACGTCGAGCTGCTGATCCGGCTCGATCGGCGCGGCACCCTGGACAGCGCACTGCCGGCGGAGAGCCGTACCCGGCTGCTGAACGATCTCGGCGCCCAGGTGTCCGAATTGAGCACCCTGGTCGCCGAGCTGACCGACCTGGCGCGCGGTGACGTCAGCGACGAGAGCACCGAGGTGCTCGATCTCGCCGATGTGGTGGTGGCCGCCGCGACCCGGGCGGAATCCCGCATGCCCGACATCGAGGTGGTGCTCGACGTGACCTCTGTGTGGGTGAGCGGGCGTCCCGCTGCGCTCGAGCGAGCGGTGCTCAACCTCATCGACAACGCCGGTAAGTGGTCCCCCGCCGACCAGCCGGTCCAGGTCCGGCTGCGTGCCGAGGAGGAGTCGGTGGTGCTCGAGGTCGACGACGCCGGGCCGGGCATCGACGCCGCCGACATACCGCGGGTGTTCGACCGGTTCTACCGTGCCGACACCGCCCGGGGGCTGCCGGGATCCGGTCTGGGACTGTCGATCGTGCGGCGGGTCGTCGACGCGCACGCCGGCCGGGCCACCGTCGCCCGCTCCGCACGCGGTGGTGCGCTGCTTCGGGTCGACCTTCCGGCCGCGGCCCCGCCCGCCCCGATCGCGCGGCTCACCACAGGGGAGGGCACCGCGGCGTCCTGA
- a CDS encoding MMPL family transporter codes for MAVDTAPSGKAPAGRLAGRWVPWLVIGLWLVLAAGMVPLSGKLSSVTTDSAVDTLPAGAESTKVAALDDRLPGGEDSTFVFVYHRAEGMTAADRAAVERHYDALAKRYPPKTTETGDADDEGSPTSLSTDRKAMTFTLDVSTAYGPPEELVGPLRDATKDRPSGLELEVTGPGAIDGDMDAVFDGIDEQVLLTTIAVVTLLLILTYRSPVLWIIPLVAVGAAALTSMGTVYLLVKGFGIVVNDQNSALLTILVFGVGTDYALLLIARYREALHHHESVPVAMVHALRGAAPAIVASAATVVSGLLCLLVADLNSTSGLGPIGAAGILCALVAMLTLFPAVLVVLGRRIFWPAIPRFSTAVEEKPGLWGRLGAAIDRRRWVATLGSFGVLGVLALGLAGNTGALREQDQFLSTPESVTGFTVLREHFPELGGQPLTVFTRPAQQEKVLDVVEDTRGVAVAVPEETVGGWASISVFPKDAPDTAAEYDTIKRVRTAVHTVSGAEAIVGGPSAENLDTEVTTGRDEKLVIPLVLVVVLIILGLLLRAVLAPLVLMATVVVSFAAAFGGSVFLFDTILGFKGVDYSVPLLAFLFLVALGVDYNIFLASRAREETMRLGTRGGMLKALSATGGVITSAGLVLAATFGVLVTLPLVMLVEVGFLVAFGVLLDALLVRSVLVPALTLLIGRRMWWPSRLFRPAAELPDGRQPLAGKAESALQR; via the coding sequence ATGGCAGTCGACACTGCGCCGTCCGGGAAAGCGCCGGCCGGTCGGTTGGCAGGCCGGTGGGTGCCATGGTTGGTGATCGGCCTGTGGCTGGTGCTGGCTGCGGGCATGGTGCCGCTGAGCGGGAAGTTGAGTTCGGTCACCACCGACAGCGCCGTGGACACCCTGCCGGCCGGTGCCGAGTCCACCAAGGTGGCGGCGCTGGACGACAGGCTCCCCGGTGGTGAGGACAGCACGTTCGTCTTCGTGTACCACCGGGCAGAGGGCATGACCGCCGCCGACCGCGCGGCGGTCGAGCGTCACTACGACGCCCTTGCCAAGCGGTATCCGCCGAAGACGACGGAGACGGGCGACGCGGACGACGAGGGCTCACCGACGAGCCTTTCCACCGACCGCAAGGCGATGACGTTCACCCTCGATGTGAGCACGGCCTACGGCCCACCGGAGGAGCTCGTCGGCCCGTTGCGTGACGCCACGAAGGACCGCCCCTCCGGGCTGGAACTCGAGGTGACGGGACCGGGCGCGATCGACGGTGACATGGATGCCGTCTTCGACGGTATAGACGAGCAGGTCCTCCTCACCACCATCGCCGTCGTCACGCTCCTGCTGATCCTCACCTATCGCAGCCCGGTGTTGTGGATCATCCCGCTGGTGGCCGTCGGGGCGGCCGCACTGACCTCGATGGGGACCGTCTACCTGCTTGTCAAGGGCTTCGGCATCGTGGTCAACGACCAGAACTCGGCGCTGCTGACGATCCTGGTGTTCGGCGTGGGAACGGACTACGCGCTGTTGCTCATCGCCCGATATCGGGAGGCACTGCACCACCATGAGAGCGTCCCGGTCGCGATGGTCCACGCGCTGCGCGGCGCGGCGCCGGCCATCGTCGCGTCCGCGGCCACCGTGGTCTCCGGCCTGCTGTGCCTGCTCGTCGCGGACCTGAACAGCACCAGTGGGCTGGGCCCGATCGGTGCGGCCGGCATCCTGTGCGCGCTGGTAGCCATGCTGACGCTGTTCCCGGCGGTGCTCGTGGTGCTCGGCAGGCGGATCTTCTGGCCGGCCATCCCGCGGTTCAGCACGGCCGTGGAGGAGAAGCCGGGGCTGTGGGGACGGCTCGGCGCTGCCATCGACCGCCGCCGGTGGGTGGCGACGCTCGGCTCGTTCGGAGTCCTCGGCGTGCTTGCCCTGGGGCTGGCGGGCAATACCGGCGCCCTGCGGGAGCAGGACCAGTTCCTGTCCACGCCGGAGTCGGTCACCGGCTTCACCGTTCTGCGCGAGCACTTCCCGGAGCTCGGTGGCCAGCCGCTGACGGTCTTCACGCGTCCGGCGCAGCAGGAGAAGGTGCTCGACGTCGTCGAGGACACCCGAGGCGTGGCCGTGGCCGTCCCGGAGGAGACCGTCGGTGGCTGGGCCAGCATCTCCGTGTTCCCGAAGGACGCGCCGGACACCGCCGCGGAGTACGACACGATCAAGCGGGTGCGCACCGCCGTGCACACGGTGAGCGGGGCGGAGGCGATCGTCGGCGGGCCGAGCGCGGAGAACCTCGACACCGAGGTGACCACCGGGCGTGACGAGAAGCTGGTGATCCCGCTGGTGCTCGTCGTCGTCCTGATCATCCTCGGGCTGCTGCTGCGCGCGGTCCTGGCCCCGCTGGTCCTGATGGCCACGGTGGTCGTCTCATTCGCCGCGGCCTTCGGCGGCAGCGTGTTCCTCTTCGACACGATCCTCGGGTTCAAGGGTGTCGACTATTCGGTGCCGCTGCTGGCGTTCCTGTTCCTGGTGGCGCTCGGCGTCGACTACAACATCTTCCTGGCCAGCAGGGCCCGCGAGGAGACCATGCGCCTCGGTACCAGAGGGGGCATGCTCAAAGCCCTCTCGGCCACCGGTGGCGTCATCACCTCGGCAGGCCTGGTCCTGGCTGCCACGTTCGGGGTCCTCGTCACACTTCCGCTGGTGATGCTGGTCGAGGTCGGCTTCCTGGTGGCCTTCGGCGTGCTGCTCGACGCCCTGCTGGTGCGGTCGGTCCTGGTGCCCGCCCTTACCTTGCTGATCGGCCGGCGGATGTGGTGGCCGAGCCGGTTGTTCCGTCCAGCGGCGGAGCTGCCGGACGGTCGACAGCCGCTCGCCGGCAAGGCGGAGTCCGCGCTGCAACGGTGA
- a CDS encoding response regulator transcription factor — translation MRIMIADDDAAIRDSLERVLQVEGYDTSTVANGFAVLDEVVGAGGDTLDLLLLDVMMPRLGGLETCRRLRAAGRDLPVLMLTARDQVSDRVTGLDAGADDYLPKPFATEELLARVRALLRRRAPADEESHILSFADVRLDPDRFEAWRGGRPLHLTRTEFSLLEVLLSNATRVLTRDALFEAIWGFGMSSTANNLQVYVSYLRRKMESEGEPRLIYTVRGLGYTLRETPP, via the coding sequence GTGCGGATCATGATCGCGGATGACGACGCGGCCATCCGTGACTCGCTGGAGCGGGTGCTCCAGGTCGAGGGTTACGACACCAGCACCGTCGCCAACGGTTTCGCCGTGCTCGACGAGGTCGTTGGGGCCGGCGGTGACACGCTGGATCTGCTGCTCCTCGACGTGATGATGCCCCGCCTCGGCGGGTTGGAGACCTGCCGGCGACTGCGGGCCGCGGGCCGGGATCTGCCGGTGCTGATGCTGACCGCCCGTGACCAGGTCTCCGACCGGGTCACGGGGCTGGACGCGGGCGCCGACGACTACCTGCCCAAGCCGTTCGCCACCGAGGAGTTGCTGGCCCGAGTGCGGGCCCTGCTGCGCCGGCGCGCACCGGCCGACGAGGAGTCGCACATCCTGTCGTTCGCCGACGTCCGGCTCGACCCCGACAGGTTCGAGGCGTGGCGGGGCGGGCGGCCACTGCACCTGACCCGGACCGAGTTCTCCCTCCTGGAGGTCCTCTTGTCCAACGCGACCCGGGTCTTGACCCGCGACGCACTGTTCGAGGCGATCTGGGGCTTCGGTATGAGCTCCACGGCCAACAACCTTCAGGTTTACGTGAGCTATCTGCGCCGCAAGATGGAGTCGGAGGGTGAACCGCGATTGATCTACACAGTGCGTGGCCTGGGATACACGTTGCGGGAGACCCCTCCGTGA
- the pulA gene encoding pullulanase-type alpha-1,6-glucosidase — protein sequence MAAAVVVAALLATALGTPQQAAAAPRPPGPPSDARLAAEPARHDLTREQAYFLLPDRFANGSRANDRGGLGGDRTATGFDPTDKGFYQGGDLRGLIKKLDYIKGLGTTAIWMAPIFKNKPVQGGGESAGYHGYWITDFTQVDPHFGTNAELAELIDKAHAKGMKVFFDVITNHTADTVTNTEKKYGYRPKGSHPYLDTQGRPFNDSSGMGKVDRDSFPYTPVVNEDEADAKVPAWLNDPTMYHNRGDSTFVGESGLYGDHTGLDDLWTERPEVVKGLEKIYQRWVRDFDVDGFRVDTVRNVDMPFWTQWATAIDAYAAKRGREDFFVFGETLSSDPAVTAPYVTEGRLDATLDFPLQNAIRGYASQDKPASTLSGVLAQDHRYTSDKANAYEQVTFLGNHDMGRIGSFISQDNPGAGDAELLRRDRFAHELMFLSRGNPVIYAGDEQGFTGPGGDKGARQTLFASKVPDYLEDDQIGTERTHASDAYDPTHPLYRAIASLSKLTKRHPALRDGVQEERYADDSPGVYAFSRTDARQRVEYVVAVNNAAEARTVGVPTYSAGMDFRGVYGSSARVRSGADRKVRVEVPPLSAVVLKAARPLATPATRPSVSVRAPAAGATGDVEVSAEVDGGGLNRVVFAAQVGDGPWRTLGSADHAPYKVTQHLPDTVRAGTPLRYKAVVVDRAGRTTSDTAATTAGQPPAPEKPTAVDRPYAVVHYRRTDGDYDGWQLKSSAGTADFTGRDAYGAFAWVKLADGAGDVTYTVEKDGDADGPRRTLEAAKTGEVWIEQGEDGQAVTAPEGAYPPQDEKKAVLHYHRADGDYDGWGLHTWTGAANPTDWSKPLQPVGRDSFGVTFEIPLADGATSLSYIIHKGDEKDIASDRSLDFATYGKDVWLIGGTADYLLPTVGSAPDLDLGASKAQWIDADTVVWNVKATDATSQQLVYAPKGDITVKDGALSHEGHWLRLVPTTLSDAQKAKFRHLKDGTAWSVDPRDRDRVREALRGQLIATQRAANGALLAATGVQIPGVLDDLYGAARKARLGPVFDHRGRPTLSVWAPTAKSVSLELDGRRVPMRRDGGTGVWSVTGSRAWKGKPYRYAVTVWAPTVRRTVTNKVTDPYSVALTADSAHSLVVDLKDRSLAPAGWSGLDKPPAVPLKDAQIQELHVRDHSVEDSTVPAAERGTYTAFTEKNSAGSRHLRALAEAGTSYVHLLPVFDFSTVPEEAADRAVPGCDLASYPADSAEQQECVAKAAAEDAYNWGYDPYHFTVPEGSYSSDPDGTRRTVEFRRLVKVLNEDGLRVVMDVVYNHTVASGQADASVLDKVVPGYYHRLLADGSVATSTCCANTAPENAMMGKLVVDSVVTWAKEYKVDGFRFDLMGHHPKANILAVRKALDELTLTKDGVDGKKIILYGEGWNFGEVADDARFEQATQKNMAGTGIATFSDRSRDAVRGGSPFDADPGVQGFASGLYTAPNPAADNGTPAEQKARLLRYQDLIKVGLTGNLRQYRFIDSGGKEVKGSQVDYNGAPAGYADAPGDALAYADAHDNETLFDALAYKLPADTSADDRARMQILSMATATLSQGPALSQAGTDLLRSKSLDRNSFESGDWYNAIHWNCADGNGFGRGLPSAADNEAKWPYAKPLLGAVKVGCPQIQGASAAYRDLLRIRTTESAFSLDTAAQVQSALSFPLSGKDETPGVITMRLGDLVIVFNATPDRQSQRLSEPGGGTYRLHPVQAAGADRVVRTATYTKSTSTFEVPGRTVAVFTR from the coding sequence ATGGCCGCCGCGGTCGTCGTGGCCGCACTGCTCGCCACGGCGCTGGGCACACCCCAGCAGGCAGCCGCGGCACCGCGGCCTCCCGGTCCGCCGTCCGACGCCCGGCTCGCCGCCGAGCCGGCCCGACACGACCTGACCCGGGAACAGGCGTACTTCCTGCTGCCCGACCGGTTCGCCAACGGCTCCCGGGCCAACGACCGCGGAGGGCTCGGCGGCGACCGGACCGCGACGGGATTCGACCCGACGGACAAGGGCTTCTACCAGGGGGGTGACCTGAGGGGCCTGATCAAGAAGCTCGACTACATCAAGGGCCTGGGCACCACCGCGATCTGGATGGCGCCGATCTTCAAGAACAAGCCGGTGCAGGGCGGTGGCGAGTCCGCCGGCTACCACGGCTACTGGATCACCGACTTCACCCAGGTCGACCCGCACTTCGGCACCAACGCCGAGCTCGCTGAACTCATCGACAAGGCCCACGCCAAGGGCATGAAGGTCTTCTTCGACGTCATCACCAACCACACCGCCGACACCGTCACGAACACCGAGAAGAAGTACGGCTACCGCCCCAAGGGTTCCCATCCCTACCTCGACACCCAAGGACGTCCGTTCAACGACAGCTCCGGTATGGGCAAGGTCGACCGGGACAGCTTCCCCTATACGCCCGTGGTGAACGAGGACGAGGCCGACGCCAAAGTCCCGGCGTGGCTGAACGACCCCACGATGTACCACAACCGTGGCGACTCGACGTTCGTCGGCGAGAGCGGCCTCTACGGCGACCACACCGGTCTCGACGACCTGTGGACCGAGCGGCCCGAGGTCGTCAAGGGCCTGGAGAAGATCTACCAGAGGTGGGTCAGGGACTTCGACGTGGACGGCTTCCGCGTCGACACGGTCCGCAACGTCGACATGCCGTTCTGGACGCAGTGGGCGACCGCGATCGACGCTTACGCCGCGAAGAGGGGACGCGAGGACTTCTTCGTCTTCGGCGAGACACTCTCCTCGGACCCGGCCGTCACGGCGCCCTACGTGACCGAGGGCCGGCTCGACGCCACGCTCGACTTCCCGCTGCAGAACGCCATCCGCGGCTACGCCTCCCAGGACAAGCCTGCGAGCACCCTCTCCGGCGTCCTGGCCCAGGACCACCGCTACACCAGCGACAAGGCCAACGCCTACGAGCAGGTCACCTTCCTCGGCAACCACGACATGGGACGCATCGGCAGTTTCATCAGTCAGGACAACCCGGGCGCGGGCGATGCCGAGCTGCTGCGCCGGGACCGGTTCGCGCACGAGCTGATGTTCCTGTCACGGGGCAATCCGGTGATCTACGCGGGCGACGAGCAGGGCTTCACCGGACCGGGCGGGGACAAGGGTGCCCGGCAGACGCTGTTCGCGTCGAAGGTCCCGGACTACCTGGAGGACGACCAGATCGGCACGGAGCGCACGCATGCCTCGGACGCGTACGACCCAACACATCCGCTGTACAGGGCGATCGCTTCCCTGTCCAAGCTGACAAAACGTCATCCTGCGTTGCGCGACGGTGTGCAGGAGGAGCGGTACGCGGACGACAGCCCGGGTGTGTACGCGTTCTCGCGCACCGATGCGAGGCAGCGGGTGGAGTACGTCGTCGCGGTGAACAACGCGGCGGAGGCCCGGACGGTCGGGGTGCCGACGTACTCGGCGGGGATGGACTTCCGTGGGGTGTACGGGTCGTCGGCGCGGGTGCGCAGCGGCGCGGACCGGAAGGTGCGGGTGGAGGTGCCGCCGCTGTCCGCGGTGGTACTGAAGGCGGCCAGGCCGCTGGCCACCCCGGCCACCAGGCCGTCCGTGTCGGTGCGGGCTCCGGCGGCCGGTGCGACCGGTGACGTGGAGGTCTCCGCCGAGGTGGACGGTGGCGGGCTGAACCGGGTGGTGTTCGCCGCCCAGGTCGGCGACGGGCCCTGGCGCACGCTGGGTTCGGCCGACCACGCCCCGTACAAGGTGACCCAGCACCTGCCGGACACGGTGCGTGCCGGGACGCCGCTGCGCTACAAGGCAGTCGTCGTCGACCGTGCGGGACGCACCACGAGCGACACCGCCGCCACCACCGCCGGCCAACCCCCCGCCCCCGAGAAACCGACCGCGGTGGACCGTCCCTACGCCGTGGTGCACTACCGGCGGACGGACGGCGACTACGACGGCTGGCAGCTCAAGTCGTCCGCGGGAACCGCGGACTTCACCGGCCGCGACGCCTACGGAGCCTTCGCCTGGGTGAAGCTGGCCGACGGTGCCGGCGACGTGACCTACACCGTCGAGAAGGACGGCGACGCGGACGGTCCGCGGCGCACACTCGAGGCGGCGAAGACGGGTGAGGTCTGGATCGAGCAGGGCGAGGACGGACAGGCGGTGACCGCGCCCGAGGGCGCCTACCCGCCGCAGGACGAGAAGAAGGCCGTCCTGCACTACCACCGCGCCGACGGCGACTACGACGGCTGGGGCCTGCACACCTGGACCGGTGCGGCGAACCCGACGGACTGGTCGAAGCCGCTGCAGCCGGTCGGCAGGGACAGCTTCGGCGTGACCTTCGAGATACCCCTCGCCGACGGCGCCACGTCCCTCAGCTACATCATCCACAAGGGTGACGAGAAGGACATCGCCAGCGATCGGTCTCTGGACTTCGCCACCTACGGCAAGGACGTCTGGCTGATCGGCGGAACCGCCGACTACCTGCTGCCGACCGTGGGCTCGGCCCCCGACCTCGACCTGGGCGCCTCGAAGGCCCAGTGGATCGACGCGGACACGGTGGTGTGGAACGTCAAGGCCACCGACGCCACCAGCCAGCAGCTCGTGTACGCTCCCAAGGGCGACATCACCGTCAAGGACGGCGCCCTCTCCCACGAGGGGCACTGGCTGCGTCTGGTGCCGACAACCCTCAGCGACGCCCAGAAGGCGAAGTTCCGGCACCTGAAGGACGGCACCGCCTGGTCTGTCGACCCGCGTGACCGGGACCGGGTGCGGGAGGCGCTGCGCGGCCAGCTCATCGCCACGCAGCGGGCCGCCAACGGCGCGCTGCTCGCGGCGACGGGTGTCCAGATCCCCGGCGTGCTGGACGATCTCTACGGCGCGGCGCGCAAGGCCCGCCTCGGGCCCGTCTTCGACCACCGGGGCAGGCCCACCCTGTCCGTCTGGGCCCCGACCGCCAAGAGCGTGTCCCTCGAGCTGGACGGCCGGCGCGTACCCATGCGCCGGGACGGCGGCACGGGTGTCTGGTCGGTGACCGGATCCCGCGCCTGGAAGGGCAAGCCGTACCGGTACGCCGTCACGGTGTGGGCCCCGACGGTCCGCAGGACCGTCACCAACAAGGTCACCGACCCGTACTCCGTGGCACTGACGGCCGACTCCGCACACAGTCTCGTCGTCGATCTGAAGGACAGGTCCCTGGCGCCCGCAGGATGGTCCGGGCTGGACAAACCCCCGGCCGTTCCGCTCAAGGACGCGCAGATCCAGGAACTGCACGTACGTGACCACTCCGTGGAGGACTCGACCGTCCCGGCGGCCGAGCGGGGCACGTACACCGCCTTCACCGAGAAGAACTCGGCGGGCAGCAGGCACCTCCGTGCTCTGGCCGAGGCCGGCACCTCGTACGTGCACCTGCTCCCGGTCTTCGACTTCTCGACCGTTCCGGAGGAGGCCGCCGACCGGGCCGTTCCCGGATGCGACCTGGCCTCCTATCCGGCCGACTCCGCCGAGCAGCAGGAGTGCGTGGCGAAGGCCGCCGCCGAGGACGCCTACAACTGGGGTTACGACCCCTATCACTTCACCGTCCCCGAGGGCTCCTACTCCAGTGACCCGGACGGGACGCGGCGCACGGTCGAGTTCCGCAGGTTGGTCAAGGTGCTCAACGAGGACGGCCTGCGGGTCGTGATGGACGTGGTCTACAACCACACCGTCGCGAGCGGCCAGGCCGACGCCTCGGTCCTCGACAAGGTGGTGCCCGGCTACTACCACAGGCTGCTCGCCGACGGCTCGGTCGCCACCTCGACCTGCTGCGCCAACACGGCTCCCGAGAACGCCATGATGGGCAAGCTGGTCGTCGACTCGGTCGTCACCTGGGCCAAGGAGTACAAGGTCGACGGGTTCCGCTTCGACCTCATGGGCCACCACCCGAAGGCCAACATCCTCGCCGTGCGCAAGGCCCTCGACGAGCTGACCCTCACGAAGGACGGCGTCGACGGCAAGAAGATCATCCTGTACGGCGAGGGCTGGAACTTCGGCGAGGTGGCCGACGACGCCCGCTTCGAGCAGGCCACGCAGAAGAACATGGCCGGCACCGGCATCGCCACCTTCTCCGACCGGTCCCGCGACGCCGTGCGCGGCGGCTCGCCCTTCGACGCCGACCCCGGCGTGCAGGGCTTCGCCTCCGGCCTCTACACCGCCCCCAACCCCGCCGCGGACAACGGCACCCCGGCCGAGCAGAAGGCCCGCCTGCTGCGCTACCAGGACCTGATCAAGGTGGGGCTGACGGGCAATCTCCGGCAGTACCGTTTCATCGACTCCGGCGGCAAGGAGGTCAAGGGCTCCCAGGTCGACTACAACGGCGCTCCCGCCGGATACGCCGACGCCCCGGGCGACGCCCTCGCCTACGCCGACGCGCACGACAACGAGACCCTGTTCGACGCGCTCGCGTACAAGCTCCCGGCGGACACGTCCGCCGACGACCGAGCCCGCATGCAGATCCTGTCGATGGCCACGGCCACCCTCTCGCAGGGCCCGGCGCTCTCCCAGGCGGGCACCGACCTGCTGCGTTCGAAATCCCTGGACCGCAACTCCTTCGAGAGTGGTGACTGGTACAACGCGATCCACTGGAACTGCGCGGACGGCAACGGCTTCGGCCGCGGGCTGCCGTCGGCCGCCGACAACGAGGCCAAGTGGCCCTACGCCAAGCCCCTGCTCGGTGCGGTGAAGGTCGGCTGCCCGCAGATCCAGGGCGCCTCGGCCGCCTACCGGGACCTGCTGAGGATCCGTACCACGGAGAGTGCCTTCTCTCTGGACACGGCCGCCCAGGTGCAGTCGGCGCTCTCCTTCCCGCTCTCGGGCAAGGACGAGACACCCGGCGTGATCACCATGAGACTGGGGGACCTGGTCATCGTCTTCAACGCCACGCCCGACCGGCAGTCCCAGCGGCTGTCGGAACCGGGCGGAGGCACCTACCGGCTGCATCCGGTGCAGGCCGCCGGTGCTGACCGCGTGGTCAGGACGGCCACCTACACGAAGAGCACCAGCACCTTCGAGGTGCCGGGCCGCACCGTGGCGGTCTTCACGCGCTGA
- a CDS encoding alpha-amylase yields MRSTFVTCATALALATPATVAHAESQESAGGQTPAPACLTYSPGWRYTFVSNDCSTAHRVKVLYGDGMDVPCQEVAPRNWFTFPGYGTEGNTIKGMVLCDHADGA; encoded by the coding sequence GTGCGTTCGACTTTCGTGACGTGCGCGACGGCTCTGGCCCTGGCGACGCCCGCCACGGTAGCCCACGCCGAGTCCCAGGAGAGTGCGGGGGGCCAGACCCCCGCACCCGCGTGCCTGACGTACAGCCCGGGATGGCGCTACACGTTCGTGAGCAACGACTGCTCGACCGCCCACAGGGTGAAGGTCCTGTACGGCGACGGAATGGACGTCCCCTGTCAGGAGGTGGCCCCGCGGAACTGGTTCACCTTTCCGGGCTACGGAACCGAGGGGAACACGATCAAGGGCATGGTCCTGTGCGACCACGCCGACGGTGCCTGA
- a CDS encoding tyrosine-type recombinase/integrase, whose product MKEGYLLRGPSGYYTVPMERRGVRTLFEKLPVVDGMGRYGFRHYFASNALSRGIPITDVTEWMGHKSIEETYRTYRHLNVRQHHQGRAHP is encoded by the coding sequence ATGAAGGAAGGATATTTACTGCGGGGGCCGAGCGGGTACTACACGGTGCCGATGGAACGCCGGGGCGTCCGCACGCTCTTCGAGAAGCTGCCCGTCGTGGACGGGATGGGGAGGTACGGCTTCCGGCACTACTTCGCCTCCAACGCGCTAAGCAGAGGCATCCCGATCACCGACGTGACCGAGTGGATGGGACACAAGTCGATCGAGGAGACGTACCGCACCTACCGGCACCTTAATGTCCGGCAGCATCACCAAGGCCGCGCGCACCCTTGA